CTTGTTATTGCTGAAAGATCGCTACCATGCTCAAAAAGCATTTTACGTATACCTGTGGCACTTGCGATATTGTTTACGCCAACTCCCTCATCATGATAACCTGCGCCAGTACGTTGAATAGTGTTGGCTTTCATGTTTGAATGGATTTGTCGAATTGATTGTACATAATGATAGCCGAGGATATTATTTGGTTTAGATAAATCAATTGTTTCTTGAGGTCGATTGGATAGTTGTTTGAAAGCTTCAGAAGTTGCTGATGGATAACTTACACCTGACTTAACTTTTTCTTGAATGAGGAGATTGTATTCTTCTTCATTCTTGTTTAAGAAATCAACCGTTTCGTTAAAAGGACGTATATTTCCAGATTCACTGCCGAAAATAACTTCATCTGTCTTTAACGCGTTTAATATTGTAATCGCACCATATGCAAAACGATCAGCTCTTTGGGTCGCAAAAGCATAAGGAAGCTCTACAACAAGGTCAACGCCGGCTTCTAATGCCATTCGCGTCCTAGTCCACTTAGATACGAGTGCTGGTTCGCCTCTCTGTAGGAAATTACCACTCATGACCGCAACCGTAACATCTGCATTTGAAGTTTTCTTAGCTTGTTGCAAATGGAACAAGTGTCCATTATGAAAAGGATTGTATTCAACCACAAGACCTAATGATTTCATATTTTGACTCCTTAATATTTTGTAGTAAAAATAGGTTTGAGTTAAACTAGTAATACGTTCTTTAAAATGAAGATCTTTGTTGAGTTCTATTGTACCAAATTCTACTGAAAGATTAAAAACGACTGTAAAGAAAAAATGTTGACAATTTTTTTGTGGAAAGCTATAATTACTACTGTTGCCTTGAGGTGATGACAAATGAAATGGTCTATACAACAACTGAGAAGTTTTCAACGTAAAGGACTTGAAATTGATGAAACGATAGTGTTGGAATCAATACACGATTTTGAGCCTGAAATACGTGAAATAACACCGGTTCATGTAACTGGAAGTGCTGAAATCAATCAAAATCGTGCTGTATTTCACTTGAAGATGTCAGGAGAGATGACGTTACCTTGTTCAGTAACATTACAAGACGTCCGCTATCCATTTGTTCTTCATTCTACAGAAATTTTCATGTTTGATCCAGATCATGGAATGGATGCAAATGAAGAAGACATTCATCTCGTCGAAGGAAATACAGTTGACCTGAAACCTTATATTCAGGAAAACATTTTGTTGGAAAAGCCGTTGAAGGTTATCAGCTCTGAACCGACAGACAACCCACC
This Pseudalkalibacillus berkeleyi DNA region includes the following protein-coding sequences:
- a CDS encoding nucleotidyltransferase, which gives rise to MKSLGLVVEYNPFHNGHLFHLQQAKKTSNADVTVAVMSGNFLQRGEPALVSKWTRTRMALEAGVDLVVELPYAFATQRADRFAYGAITILNALKTDEVIFGSESGNIRPFNETVDFLNKNEEEYNLLIQEKVKSGVSYPSATSEAFKQLSNRPQETIDLSKPNNILGYHYVQSIRQIHSNMKANTIQRTGAGYHDEGVGVNNIASATGIRKMLFEHGSDLSAITSYVPKSTLNRLQDHFNSFGHFLNWDRFFLLLKHRLITSTPEELRDIYDCEEGLENRLKEYITQAEDFTSFMQSVKTKRYTWTRIQRLCTHILTNAKKNTMERALTEPPTYIRLLGMTETGQHYLSGIKKDLNLPLVSTLSKYKDPFFELDKQSTNTYILGFPYKAQKVLYKQEYSNTPIRLHQK
- a CDS encoding YceD family protein is translated as MKWSIQQLRSFQRKGLEIDETIVLESIHDFEPEIREITPVHVTGSAEINQNRAVFHLKMSGEMTLPCSVTLQDVRYPFVLHSTEIFMFDPDHGMDANEEDIHLVEGNTVDLKPYIQENILLEKPLKVISSEPTDNPPAPPSGNGWEVVEEDPDQQDKVDPRMAGLAKLLNDNEKK